Within Ovis aries strain OAR_USU_Benz2616 breed Rambouillet chromosome 11, ARS-UI_Ramb_v3.0, whole genome shotgun sequence, the genomic segment TGTGATCGAAGGGCCCGCCCTGGTCCCCAGGAGACCCGGAGGCTCCTCAGAAAGGGTGAGAGAGTGTGACCTCAGCAGGCGGAGGGGCAGGACCGGGCAGGATCCAAGGGACAAGAACACCCCAACCTGGTGCCCAGCCCTGTCCTCCCCACAGAGATAATTCCAAGACCCTCTCTCTTTTCCAGCCCTAAGAAAAGCAGCCTGGGCCCCCAGCCACGGGAGGGGAGACCTGGATGTTTGCACGCATAACTACAGCCACGCACAGTACATGAGACCCGTAGCATACATCCTGCCCGTGGTGGGCCTGGGCGATCAATGAAGGCTCTGGGAATGGGATGGCAGATGTAGCGGAGGAGGGGCCTTTCCAGCTTTGAGGCCTGGTTTCTGCTCCCGCACCCACCTCCCCTCAGTCCCACCgctccatcccccaccccacggCTTCCGGACCCTCTCCCGGCCTGACCCATCCTCCTGTGTGCAGACCTGCCCTGACTCGGTGAAGATCAAAGCCTCCAAGTCACCCTGGCTCCGGACTCTCTTTCTGCCCAACCTCACCCTCTTCCTGGACTCTGGACACTTCAACCAGAGCGAGTGGGACCGCCTGGAGCACTTCTCTCCGCCCTTCGGCTTCATGGAGCTCAATTTCTCCTGTGAGTCCTCGTCTAAGGGCCCTGGGTGTGCGCTAGGCCACAGCAGAGGGccatgcttctttaaaaaatattttaaaaatattttttggccatgctgtgcagcatatggagtcttagttccctgaccaggaattgaatccccAACCTCTGCTTTGGGagcgcagtcttaaccactggaccataaggaaagtcCCAGAGGACCATGCTTTTTTGCCTCTGGACCACCTCTCCCCTGCGAGCAACCAGCCCCGGGAGAAAGGCCGGCTGGGCGGCCCCCTGGCCCTGGCTGGGCTCTGAGTGGAACCCCCTCCCCCTGACTCTCCACATTGCAGTGGTGCAGAAGGTCGTGGCGCGCTTCCCCCCAGTGCCCCAGCAGCAGCTGCTCCTGGCCAGCCTCCGCCCTGGGAGCTCCCGGTGCATCAGCTGTGCCGTGGTGGGTAACGGGGGCATCCTGAACAACTCCCACGTGGGCCCAGAGATAGACAGCCACGACTACGTGTTCCGGTGAGCCtgcacctgcccccacccccacccctctcctgcAGAGCAGGGCTCTTCCGGGAGATCTCAGAGGGTGCTCCCAGTCTGGATCCAGAAGCTGTGGGGGAGGGTCCTGGGCTCGCTAGTGCCACACCCCCATCCCTTCTTCCTTCCGCGACCACCTCCACGCATCACCCGGAAGCCCTCGTGTGCTCTGATTTTGTCTTTCGGGCTAGGCTGAGTGGTGCCGTCATTAAAGGCTATGAACACGATGTGGGTACTCGGACCTCCTTCTACGGCTTTACCGCCTTCTCTCTGACCCAGTCACTCCTTATACTGGGCAGTCGGGGTTTCCGGCACGTGCCTCTGGGCCAGGTGAGCAAACAGGAATGGGTCTGGCCGCCCACAGACTTTGGATACGGGAGGATGCAGGTGAGCCATGGAGGCAGACAGGGAGATAGGGAGCATTCTGAGTCTACAGCTTGTCGTTGGTACAGTCTCTGGACATGTGAGGGGCAAGCACAGGGAGGGCAGCCATGCCAGGCCGGAGGAGAGCAAGCAGGCGGTCTGGGGTCAAAGTCAGGCCACCCCACTGAAGGCAGGACCTTGGTCCTCAGGACGTCCGCTACCTGCACTTCCTGGAAGGCACCCGGGACTATGAGTGGCTGGAAGCACTGCTTCTGAATCGGACCGTGACTTCAAGGAACCTTTTCTGGTTCAGGTACCTACTGCCTCCTCTCCCCTCACCCACAGACAAGCTGTGGAGGGGGCAGCCGTGAAGGGTTGGACAGATGGGGACAGTCTGAGCTCTCACCTGGAAATGGGGGACCAGTCATGCCCACGATCCTGCCTTGGCCGTCCCCCGGAGATGTAAGAAAATGAAGGACCCATTCCTGCCCACAGGCGCAGACCTCAGGAGGCCTTCCAGGAAGCCTTGCAACTGGACAGATACCTGTTGCTGCACCCAGACCTGCTCCGATACATGAAGAACAGGTGAGAGTGGGAAGCCCGTGGAAAGGGCCGAGTCCCTCTCATCCTCTCAAGCCTCCTGACAGCTGGGGGGCTGGGCTCTCTCGCAGATTCCTGAGGTCTGAGACTCTGAACACTGCCCACTGGAGAATATACCGGCCCACCACGGGGgccctcctgctgctcactgccCTCCAGCTCTGTGACCGGGTGAGGCCCTGCTTCTAGAGCCTGTGGATATGGAAAAACAGCTCTGGGGTAGCCCTGGGCCTGTTCAGCAAAGGATgatggctggggggtggggggaggggcctgAGTGTGGACACATGCCTGTGTGCAAGCATGCTTCCAGGGGTCCTGCATCCAGACCCCCAGGGATAGAATCAGGACACAGggcccctgccccccccccccccccaccacacacacacacagaagaagccCGAGAGACACACTTGCAGGCCTTATTTCTCCTCCGCCTTCCTGTAGGTGAGTGCCTATGGGTTCATCACCGAGGGCCACGAACGCTTCTCTGACCACTACTATGATAAGTCCTGGAAACGAACGATCTTTTACATCAACCACGACTTCAAGTTGGAGAGGACGCTCTGGAAGCGGCTACATGATGAAGGTATCATCCGGCTGTACCAACGTCCTATGACTTCCAAGCCGACCATCTGAAGGGAGCCTGGGCTGCTGAAGTCCCTTCAGCTATTCTAAGGCTCAGAGCACAGTGAGGGGCCAGAGACTCGTCTGCCATCTTCCAGCGCCTGGACCAGGCTCTGAGCCCCTCCAGACTTCAGGGGTAGAGGTCTACTGAACTACTGCAGAGGAGGGGACACCCTCAAGATGGCAAGTGATGGGTTGAGGTTTCGGAGACCTTGGAAAAATTTCTGCAGAGTCTGTTCCGTGGAGGTGGGGACTCAATTTTTGAGaccaaggggacttccctggtggctcagacgataaagaatctgcctgcaatgcaggagacctgggtcaatccctcagtcaggatGATTGCCTGGaaaagggcacggcaacccactccagtattcttgcctggagaatcccatacacaaaggagcctggcaggctacagtccatggggttgcaaagagctggacacgacttagcgactaacactttcacattttcactgTTCAAAAGCAGCTTGGCACAGAAGGAGGAGTCTGAACTTATGGAGACATGCAGATTTGGGATTGAATTACAGATTTTCCACATAGCAGCTGTGAAATCTTGAAGGCATGACTGTATTTCACTCTACACAGTCTGGTGGACCCTTCCAGGGGTTATCTGATTCTAATGGAAGGTCTGCAAATTTCCTTATCTTTGAGCTACTTGACAGCTCTCTGGGTTGTAGAAAACTGATagtaataaaaatgatttctGTCTGAATGAAAAATGGGGATAGTGATCAGTCTTGTTCCTATTATCAAATTAATTTTGGTATTCTGGACTGCCAATGTATGCATCCGGACTTTGGGCTCTTTTTTGAACCATTTTTACCAGTTCCTTCACtaattaatgagttaaataaaatctctgatatgtgttcattttatatttgtataagaATCACAAttctatccttaaaaaaaaaaagaaaaatcatccttgagacttccctggtgatccagtggttcaGAACCTTCCCTGCAATGCAcgggatgcaggttccatccccaaTCGGGAaaccaagatctcacatgccgtggGACAACGAAGCCCGTGTGTGACAAATTCTGAGTCCATGCACCTCATTTAAAGAGCCAGTGAGTCACGAGCTGTGGAGCCCACAGGCTGTGGAGgccacaagccacaactagagagaagaccACACATCCAAACAAAGAGCTGGAGTACTGCAacaagacccaatgcagccaaaaagaaataagtgatcaatatttttaaaaaaggtcatcCTTTAACGTTTTTAGGCCGttgttttctaatctgtaaaatgacttttgttgttgttgtccagtggctaagttatgtctgactctttttgaccttgtgactgcagcacaccaggcttccatgtccttccctgtctcccagagttggctcaaactcacatccactgagtccgcgatgccgtctaaccatctcatcctctgtcacccccttctcctcttgccctcgatctttcctagcatcagggtcttttccaatgagtcggttcttcgcatcaggtgcccaaattattggagcatcagcttcagcatcagtccttctaatgaatatccagggttgatttcctttaggattgactaggtTGGGAGTGTTCATTTCACAAGAATTTTTGAAATCACTGACGCAACAAggcatttgttttccttctttcatttttattaatcctCCCATcaatctgcattttctaaaactccGGGGAGAGAATTTAGGCTAAGCTGAAGACACTTCAGTTCACCTTACCTCTTTGAGCTTTGTCTCCAGGATTTGAACTCTGAAACCCAGAAGAACTTGAGCAGGCAGCAGAGTACGGGAGTGAGGGGGTAgggagtggagggtgggggacTTGGGGCAGGGGTCAGGTGGGCGGGTGTTGTGAAAGCTCCCTTTCAGACTTAATTCTCAGGTTCCAAAGCTAATTAGTACCAGTGCTGCTgatttgctcagtcgtggctgactctttgcgaccccatggactgtagcccaccaggttcttctatccacggaattttccaggcaagaatactggagtgggttgccatttccttctccaggggattaatAGGTCCTGATTTGCTTTGCTCAAGGTGCAGTACCAGCTCTGGGCGGCAGGTGGCGACATCTCTACGCCCCCTTCtgagtggttcagttcagttcagttagtccctcagtcgtgtccgactctttgcgaccccatgaatcgcagcacgccaggcctccctgtccattaccaactcccggagttcactcagactcacgtccatcgagtcagtgatgccatcgagccatctcatcctctgtcgtcctctcttcctcctgctcccaatccctcccagcatcagagtcttttccagtgcgtcaactcttcgcatgaggtggccaaagtactggagtttcaactttagcgtcattccttccaaagaacatccagggctgatctcctttagaatggactggttggatctccttgcagcccaagggactctcaagagtcttctccaacaccacacttctaaagcatcaattcttcagcgctcagccttcttcacagtccaactctctacatccatacatgaccacaggaaaaaccatagccttgactagatggacctttgttggcaaagtaatgtctctgcttttcaatatgctatctaggttggtcatagcttttcttccaaggagtaagcgtcttttaatttcatggccgcagtcaccatctgcagtgattttggaacccaaaataataaagtctgacactgtttgcactgtttccccatctatttcccatgaagtgatgggactggatgccatgatctttgttttctgaatgttgagctttaagccaactttttactctcctctttcactttcatcaagaggcgttttagttcctcttcactttctgccataagggtggtgtcatctgcatatctgaggttattgatatttctcccggcagtcttgattctggcttgtgcttcttccagcccagcatttctcatgatgtagtggTACCCAGCTTTTATTAGGTTTTCCTAACTATTCctgcggggcttccctgatagctcagtcggtaaagaatccacctgcaatgcaggagacccctagCTACCTGTTAGTTTGTACACTAGGAccacggccttgtctaactcaatgaaaccaagccatgcctgcggggcaacccaagacgggtgggtcatggtggagaggtctgacagaatgtggtccactggagaagggaatggcaagccacttcagtattcttgccttgagaaccccatgaacagtatgaaaaggcaaaatgataggacactgaaaggggaactccccgggtcagtaggtgcccaatatgctactggagatcagtggagaaataactccagaaagaatgaagggatggagccaaagcaaaaacaatacccagttgtggaagtgactggtgatagaagcaagatccgatgctgtaaagagcaatattgcataggaacctggaatgtcaggtccatgaatcaaggcaaattggaagtggtcaaacatgagatggcaagggtgaacgtcaacattctaggaatcagcgaactaaaatggactggaatgggtgaatttaactcagatgaccactatatctactactgcgggcaggaatccctcagaagaaatggagtagccatcatggtcaacaaaagagtctgaaatgcagtacttggatgcaatctcaaaacgacagaatgatctctgttcatctccaaggcaaaccattcaatatcacagttatccaagtctatgccccaaccagtaacgctgaagaaactgaagttgaacggttttatgaagacctacaagaccttatagaactaacacccaaaaaaagatgtccttttcattacaggggactggaatgcaaaagtaggaagtcaagaaacacctggagtaacaggcaaatttggccttggaatgcggaatgaagcagggcaaagactaatagagttttgccaaaaaaaaaggcactggtcatagaaaacaccctcttccaacaacacaagagaagactacacatggacatcaccagatggtcaacacagaaatcagattgatcatattctttgcagccaaagatggagaagctctatagagtcaacaaaaacaagaccaggagctgactgtggctcagatcatgaactccttattaccaaattcagactcaaattgaagaaaatagggaaaactgctagaccattcaggtatgacctaaatcaaatcccttatgattatacagtggaagtgagaaatagatttaagggcctagatctgatagatagagtgcctgatgaactatggaatgaggttcgtgacactgtacaggagacagggatcaagaccatccccatggaaaagaaatgcaaagaagcaaaatggctgtctggggaggccttacaaatagctgtgaaaagaagagaggtgaaaagcaaaggagaaaaggaaagatataagcatctgaatgcagagttccaaagaatagcaagaagagataagaaagtcttcttcagcgatcaatgcaaagaaatagaggaacacaacagaatgagaaagactagagatctctttaagaaaattagagataccaagggaacatttcatgcaaagatgggcttgataaaggacagaactggtatagacctaacagaagcagaagatattaagaagaggtggcaaaaatacacagaagaactgtacaaaaaagatcttcacgacccagataatcatgatgatgtgatcactaatctagagccagacatcctggaaagtgaagtcaagtgggccttagaaagcatcattacgaacaaagctagtggagctgatggaattccagttgagctatttcaaatcctgaaagatgatgctgtgaaagtgctgcactcaatatgccagcaaatttggaaaactcagcagtgaccacaggactggaaaaggtcagttttcattccaatcccaaagaaaggcaatgcaaaagaatgctcaaactaccgcacaattgtgctcatctcacatgctagtaaagtaatgctcaaaattctccaagccaggcttcagcaatacgtgaactatgaactttcagatgttcaagctggttttcgaaaaggcagaggaaccagagatcaaattgccaacattcgctggatcatggaaaaagcaagagagttccagaaaaacatctatttctgttttattgactatgccaaagcctttgactgtgtgaatcacaataaactgtggaaaattctgaaagagatgggaataccagaccacctaatctgcctcttgagaaatctgtatgcaggtcaggaagaaacagttaaaactggacatagaacaacagactggttccaaatagggaaaggagtacatcaaggctgtatattgtcaccctgcttatttaacttctatgcagagtacatcatgagaaacgctggactggaagaaacatgagctggaatcaagattgccaggagaaatatcaataacctcagatatgcagatgacaccacccttatggcagaaagtgaagaggagctaaaacacctcttgatgaaagtgaaagaggagagtgaaaaagttggcttaaagctcaacattcagaaaacgaagatcatggcatccggtctcatcacttcatgggaaatagatagggaaacagtgcaaacagtgtcagacttaatttttttgggttccaaaatcactgcagatggtgactgcagccatgacattaaaagacgcttactccttggaagaaaagttatgaccaacctagatagcatattgaaaagcagagacattactttgccgactaaggtccatctagtcaaggctatggtttttccagtagtcatgtatggatgtgagagttggactgtgaagaaggctgagcgctgaagaattgatgctttagaagtgtggtgttggagaagactcttgagagtcccttgggctgcaaggagatccaaccagtccattctgaaggagatcaaccctgggatttctttggaaggaatgatgctaaagctgaaactccagtactttggccacctcatgcgaagaattgactcattggaaaagactctgatgctgggagggattgggggcaggaggagaaggggacgaccgaggatgagatggctggatggcatcactgacccgatggacgttagtctgagtgaactccgggagatggtgatggaagggaggcctggcgtgctgcgattcatggggtcacaaagagtcggacacgactgagcgactgaactgaactgaactgaactgtttagaATCACATGCTATCAGTAGAGGACGTTCAAATCTGCCTCCTCAAATTTAAACTTGGGTTACCCAAATATAAAGACTGAAtctcatgtgaaagtgaaagtgtggtggctcagttgtgcccaactcttcccgatcccatggactatagcccaccaggttcctctgtccatgggattttccaggcaaggatactggagtgggtacccatttccttctccaggggatcttcttgacccagggattgaacccaggtctcctgcactgcaggcagattctttactgactgagctccAGGGCATCTTTATCTGGATCCAGATTGGATGGTGAAGgcctgagaagcctgg encodes:
- the ST6GALNAC1 gene encoding alpha-N-acetylgalactosaminide alpha-2,6-sialyltransferase 1, whose protein sequence is MRPCPRRLCHLDQTIQGSLLLAVLIFLLFTLPSFIKEPNTKPSRNKHQQNIKERSPELLQNAMSQAPTTRRKATTHMGSVLGTHTRDTHPEATALIANQRRRAQTSKAHAEEPGRVPTPTGKAALQTRASKDTRVDTLPPTAGGGGVTSSRTEGPSLNSQNPRPTRGSRDWKARPTGPGAVPTEPRDSPATAAKTLLPKLQAGAQAGKGARRATPAAAPSQDRAQPTRSSAPPRSPATQRSQKLKATNFKSEPHWDFEDEYSLEVGGLQTTCPDSVKIKASKSPWLRTLFLPNLTLFLDSGHFNQSEWDRLEHFSPPFGFMELNFSLVQKVVARFPPVPQQQLLLASLRPGSSRCISCAVVGNGGILNNSHVGPEIDSHDYVFRLSGAVIKGYEHDVGTRTSFYGFTAFSLTQSLLILGSRGFRHVPLGQDVRYLHFLEGTRDYEWLEALLLNRTVTSRNLFWFRRRPQEAFQEALQLDRYLLLHPDLLRYMKNRFLRSETLNTAHWRIYRPTTGALLLLTALQLCDRVSAYGFITEGHERFSDHYYDKSWKRTIFYINHDFKLERTLWKRLHDEGIIRLYQRPMTSKPTI